A DNA window from Canis lupus familiaris isolate Mischka breed German Shepherd chromosome 10, alternate assembly UU_Cfam_GSD_1.0, whole genome shotgun sequence contains the following coding sequences:
- the LOC111097618 gene encoding collagen alpha-1(I) chain-like, translated as MAAGTADRAAKQWSGSCGPEGPCHRVGASGGRRTAVQRSGAQPTNEKGPRGPERPEPGGGTSGEVGQAGVGASGGAARTGVARRRGDPVPAALAARVRANTCRRRLGFQPGRDVAPRCRVSACGPPRGRVRSLPRRDSVGLPADPPEPPRLGRHLRAVWARTARSPRLPGVRGLLGARCPGSPRRMGLVMCVRLSESRPKAGHVRAE; from the exons ATGGCGGCTGGGACTGC GGACCGCGCCGCGAAGCAGTGGAGCGGCAGCTGCGGGCCAGAGGGGCCCTGCCATCGCGTCGGCGCCTCTGGCGGCCGGAGGACCGCCGTGCAGCGGAGCGGCGCCCAGCCCACCAACGAGAAGGGCCCGCGCGGGCCAGAGCGGCCGGAGCCAGGAGGCGGAACTTCCGGGGAGGTCGGTCAGGCGGGGGTCGGGGCTTCCGGGGGTGCCGCTCGGACGGGCGTGGCGCGCAGGCGGGGGGACCCTGTCCCGGCGGCTCTCGCCGCTCGCGTCAGGGCCAACACCTGCCGTCGTCGGCTCGGATTCCAGCCGGGTCGGGACGTTGCCCCGCGATGCCGGGTGTCTGCCTGTGGTCCCCCGCGGGGTCGTGTCCGCAGCCTCCCGCGTCGTGACTCCGTGGGCCTGCCCGCCGACCCCCCGGAGCCCCCGAGGCTGGGGCGGCACCTGCGCGCAGTCTGGGCCAGGACCGCCAGGTCCCCGCGGCTTCCCGGAGtgcggggcctgctgggggcccGGTGCCCCGGGTCGCCGCGGCGGATGGGGCTCGTGATGTGCGTGCGCCTGTCCGAATCCCGGCCCAAAGCTGGTCACGTGCGCGCAGAATGA